GATTAAAAGATTCAAAGATTAAGGTTTAGGATTCATAGAACCGTAGAGTCGTAAATCCCTAAGACGCAAAGACCCTACGACTCTATGACCCTATGACGTCATTGGAGTTATTATGAAATCATTAACTGATTACTGGAGAACAAAATTTACTGAATTGCAGAAGCAATTTAGTGACGAAAAGAAAAACAATAATGTTGAAAAAAAGGAACAAAAAGATAAAATATTTGAACATCAGGTTACTATAAAAGAACTTCAGACAAAAATTACTGAACTTGAAAAAAACATTTCAGGAAAAGTCGCAGATATTGAACAACTTAAAAAAGAGAAAAAATCTTCAGCAGAAAAACAGGACCTTGAAAAACAAAATTTGGCAAACGAAATTATTGAAAACATTCATCTTACCGAAAAAAAGAAGAATATTGAAATACAGGTTCTTATTTCCGAATTTGTTAGATTTTTGAGAAAAGATGTCGGTCATGTTAGCGGTCACGTAAGGGTTTTGACTGAAATCTGTAAAGAAAAAGAAGCCCAAGCGGTTATTAATGACCTTATTGAGTATACCGAATGGATGACGCTAATGGCAGAGGAACTTTCATGGTTTTCACAACCTTTTAAAAAAGAAAGCGGTACATCTAAAATAGATACTGCAATTGATGAGTTGCTACCGGATTTTAAGCGACCTATATCAAAAAATAATATTGAAATATCAAAAGATATATCAGAAGGGATTCCCGATATACCGGTTTTTCAGGAACATTTGAAAACTGTATTTAGTGAAATAATGAAAAATTCTATTGACGCAATGCCTTCCGGTGGCTCAATCACTATAAAAGCATACGTGTCAGATAAAAATGTTGTTATAGAATTTAAAGATACCGGTCGCGGTATTCCTCTGCATCTAATAGAAAAAGTTACAAGACCGTTTTTTTCGACCAAGAAAAAGATTGGTTTTGGATTTGGTACAACAAAAGCCCGTATAATTTTAGATACTTATGACAGTCATTTAGATATTAACAGTATAGAAGGCGAAGGAACTGTTGTAAAAGTTGTAATACCCGTAACAATATCGTAACCAAGACATCTAGTTTAATGTCTATGAATTTCAATATTTATGCGGCTACAATATCAATTGGTTTGTAGCTGCCCGCCAACGGTTCAGTGGCGGGCCTAACTTAATGTACAGGAATTTCAATGTTTGTAGTAGTCGTAGATTCTTGGCGTGTTTATCATCGTAGTGAAGGGTCTCGGTTGTTGGTGTACATAAATTACAGTTTTTTTGCGAACGGGCATGGATATCCTCTTCATTTTGAGGAAAATTCTTCGGGGGAAGAATATTGTTTATGTCTTAAGCTGCAAAGAACTTGAAAAACAGTACATGTCATCATAGGTATCTTATTCTCAAATAAGTGCCAGTTTTACGAGACCCTTCACAGATCCAAAGTTTTTTTCCGAACGAACCTGCCTGACGGTAGGTAGGAGTGAGGTAAGTTGTGGATAAAATAAGAAATACTAATGCACATTATTATCTTGCAAAAGCATATCATACTGCAGGTATGTTCTCCATGGCTATCGATGAATTTGATAAAGCATTAAAATTCTCACCTGAATATGCTAATATCCATTATGATTTAGCAAAAACATATGAAAAAATGGGGTTTTTTGGTAATGCTGCAAAAGAATATAAGATTGCCTTGGATATAAACTCACATTATGTTGATGCAAAAGAATCGCTTGCAAAACTTTTATCTAATAACCGCGACGAAAAACTGAAAATAAAGAAACAATTCAATATAAAAAAAATAATGAAATATTTACCTGCAGGGATAGCTACAGTTATAATTGTTTCAGTATGGTTTTTCCTTTATAAACCGGTACCGCCGACTATTGCATATTATTCCATTCCTTCTCTTCATCCTTCGGGAATTACGATTTCAGATAATGAAATATGGGTTTGTGACTGGTTTTCCCAGACACTTTATAAGCATAATCTTGATAATGTGCTGTCACTTGTTAAGTCGTATAAACTTCAGGATATTCACCCTTCCAGTATTGCTTCCGGCAAGGATACTTTATGGGTTAGTGACGCATTTTCAAAGAAAATATTTCAGTTTGACAGGTACACGCTGAAACTTATGGGAAGTTTTCCGGCTCCGGCAACAAGCCCGTCCGCCATATTCGATTCTAAAAATTTTTTGTGGACTTGTGATTCAGAAGATGATAAGATATATAAGCATAAAAAGGACAAGGATTTAACGGTAATATTTTCAGCCCCGTTATCCAACCCTAACCCGGTCGGTCTTTACGTTAAAGGTAAAAATATTTTTGTCGCTGATGCTGATACAGGTAAAGTTTATAGATATTTTTTAGATGAAAAACAGAAAAAAATAAGTCAGATTTCCATATATGACATCCCCGCTTTTGGTTCAAATGTAGCTTCAGGCAGAAAAATTTCAGGATTGAGTATGACCGCCGACACCTTATTTCTTACATCAGAGGGAACCGGTGAAGTATACAAAATCCCTTTTAAAATGTTAAAAGGAAAATAAAATAAAAGAGTTATAGAGTTTGTAGAGTTTGTAGAGTTATAGAGTTTGTAGAGTTTAAACCCTAAAACCCTAAAACCCTATAACCCTATAACTCTATAACCCTATAACGTTATTTCACATTTAGGAGCTTTTTCATTTATGAAAAAAAGGATACTTGTTGTTGATGATGATGTGCCGACACTCGAATATCTTGATTTTCTGTTTACTACTTATGGATATACTGTAAAAGTAGCTTCTTCCGGGGAATTAGCATTAAAAAGCTTAGAGCTTGAATTGCCGGACCTTGTTTTTCTTGATTTAATGATGCCGAAACTATCAGGTTATGAAGTATGTTGCCAGATAAGAGCAAATCCCAGAACGGCAAATGTCCCGATAGTTTTATATACAGCTACTACTATTGTTCCTGATGATATAACGAAAGGTATAGAAATCGGTGCCGATGAGTTTTTAACAAAACCTTTCAATTTAAGCGAATTAGAAGCATTATTATTGAAACTTTTTGCAAGGCAGAGCAATGAAATGGGATATAACCCGTTAACAAAACTACCCGGGAACATTTTTATAGAGAAAGAATTAAAAAATCGTTCAAATAATAACATAAATTTTGCATTTTGTTATTTAAATATAGATAATTTTAAAGCATATAATAATTTTTATGGTTTTAAAGACGGCGACAAAGTAATTTTGTTTGCAGCAAATATTTTAAAGGAAGCAATAAATGAATTAGGCAGCCGAAGTGATTTTATCGGACATATCGGAGGAGATAATTTTATTTTTATAACTACTACCGATAAAGTAGATATTATTTGTGAACGAGTAACAAAGAAATTCGACGAGTTAATCCTTAAACATTACGATGAAGAAGATATTAAAAGGGGTTATATGATTGCCCGGGATAAGGACAGTAATTTAAAAGAATTCTCATTTATGGCAGCCTCAATAAGCGTTCTTACTAATGAGAAGCAGCCTTTTCCAAGTCTTCCTCTTATAATAGAGACTTTGATATCACTAAAATTAAAGGCAAAGAAAAACCCAAATAAACCCAAAGGCAGTTACATATCCAAATTTTAAAGTAATCCACTCCCTTGAAGACTTTTATGTTTTAATCCAACCCAAAAATAAAAAAGGTAGCCGCAGGGTCTTACCCTGCTTCCATAGTTGTAGTCGCAGACCCTTCTTAGTCTGCTGATGTTGTGTCTTTGTTTCAGCAGATGTGCTGCACAATGGGGATTTTTTTATTGTGTTTTTAGGGAAATTATGTAAAATAAAATATAGATTATAACTCCACCTTCGAATTTAGAAACATTTTATAAAATCAAAAACAAGAGGATTTTTGAAAATGAATAATATAACTAAAACTGAATATGTATCATTTCTTACTAAACTAAAGCAAGAAATTATATCTGCAAGGCAAAAAGCCTACCAGGCAGTAAACAGACAACTTGTGGAATTATATCTTAGTATGGGTAAAAATATTTATGAAAAAGTTGAATTGGCAAAGTGGGGCGAAAGGATTATAGAAACCGTTGCTTCTGACTTGCAAAAAGAATTTCCTGATACAAGAGGTTTCTCATCAAAGAATCTTTGGAGAATGAAACAGATTTACGAAACATATAAAGATAACGAAAAACTCTCAACACTGTTGAGAGAATTGCCTTGGTCCCATAATGTTCTAATACTTCATCAGACAAAAACTATAGAAGAAAAAGAATTTTATATAAAAACCTACA
This genomic interval from Elusimicrobiota bacterium contains the following:
- a CDS encoding tetratricopeptide repeat protein, which produces MDKIRNTNAHYYLAKAYHTAGMFSMAIDEFDKALKFSPEYANIHYDLAKTYEKMGFFGNAAKEYKIALDINSHYVDAKESLAKLLSNNRDEKLKIKKQFNIKKIMKYLPAGIATVIIVSVWFFLYKPVPPTIAYYSIPSLHPSGITISDNEIWVCDWFSQTLYKHNLDNVLSLVKSYKLQDIHPSSIASGKDTLWVSDAFSKKIFQFDRYTLKLMGSFPAPATSPSAIFDSKNFLWTCDSEDDKIYKHKKDKDLTVIFSAPLSNPNPVGLYVKGKNIFVADADTGKVYRYFLDEKQKKISQISIYDIPAFGSNVASGRKISGLSMTADTLFLTSEGTGEVYKIPFKMLKGK
- a CDS encoding ATP-binding protein, with the translated sequence MKSLTDYWRTKFTELQKQFSDEKKNNNVEKKEQKDKIFEHQVTIKELQTKITELEKNISGKVADIEQLKKEKKSSAEKQDLEKQNLANEIIENIHLTEKKKNIEIQVLISEFVRFLRKDVGHVSGHVRVLTEICKEKEAQAVINDLIEYTEWMTLMAEELSWFSQPFKKESGTSKIDTAIDELLPDFKRPISKNNIEISKDISEGIPDIPVFQEHLKTVFSEIMKNSIDAMPSGGSITIKAYVSDKNVVIEFKDTGRGIPLHLIEKVTRPFFSTKKKIGFGFGTTKARIILDTYDSHLDINSIEGEGTVVKVVIPVTIS
- a CDS encoding response regulator, which encodes MKKRILVVDDDVPTLEYLDFLFTTYGYTVKVASSGELALKSLELELPDLVFLDLMMPKLSGYEVCCQIRANPRTANVPIVLYTATTIVPDDITKGIEIGADEFLTKPFNLSELEALLLKLFARQSNEMGYNPLTKLPGNIFIEKELKNRSNNNINFAFCYLNIDNFKAYNNFYGFKDGDKVILFAANILKEAINELGSRSDFIGHIGGDNFIFITTTDKVDIICERVTKKFDELILKHYDEEDIKRGYMIARDKDSNLKEFSFMAASISVLTNEKQPFPSLPLIIETLISLKLKAKKNPNKPKGSYISKF